The following coding sequences lie in one Halorarum halophilum genomic window:
- a CDS encoding DUF7854 family protein has product MDRISAIRNVEDALRAFEAGEADLAETERRVNTVLRTFATEFEAPGKRAYRATDGTERGDGTVVVAESPAEARERVGALTDREPADVDVVPIE; this is encoded by the coding sequence ATGGACCGCATCTCCGCCATCCGGAACGTCGAGGACGCCCTCAGGGCGTTCGAGGCGGGCGAGGCGGATCTCGCGGAGACCGAGCGCCGCGTGAACACCGTCCTCCGGACGTTCGCGACCGAGTTCGAGGCGCCCGGGAAGCGGGCCTATCGCGCGACCGACGGGACCGAACGGGGAGACGGAACGGTCGTTGTCGCCGAGTCGCCGGCGGAAGCGCGCGAGCGCGTCGGGGCACTCACGGACCGGGAACCGGCGGACGTGGACGTGGTTCCGATCGAGTGA
- a CDS encoding DUF7504 family protein, whose translation MNEHELEQDVTGQLGDAATVLLLSPSFSDHEGETCADLLLPEEADGQNALWVSYTKSPDKQVRRFRARSASAPRNVGIISVDDAARSAAATTGTGGGPDAVGETITSPNDLTGLGIRITEYLKRWQGNEARTVVCFDSLTALLQYVELETAYQFLHVLTGRFAAVGAFAHFHMDPTAHDDRTVETIVSLFDAVVELDGDDVTVRSR comes from the coding sequence GTGAACGAACACGAACTAGAGCAGGACGTCACGGGCCAACTCGGCGATGCAGCCACGGTACTCCTGCTCTCGCCGTCGTTCTCGGACCACGAGGGCGAGACGTGTGCCGACCTCCTCCTGCCGGAGGAGGCGGACGGACAGAACGCCCTGTGGGTGTCGTACACCAAGTCGCCCGACAAGCAGGTTCGCCGGTTCCGCGCCCGCTCCGCGAGCGCACCGCGGAACGTGGGCATCATCAGCGTGGACGACGCCGCCCGCTCGGCGGCCGCGACGACCGGCACCGGCGGGGGGCCGGACGCCGTCGGGGAGACGATCACGAGCCCCAACGACCTCACCGGCCTCGGCATCCGCATCACCGAGTACCTCAAGCGCTGGCAGGGTAACGAGGCCCGCACGGTCGTCTGCTTCGACTCGCTCACCGCGTTGCTGCAGTACGTCGAACTGGAGACGGCCTACCAGTTCCTCCACGTGCTCACCGGGCGGTTCGCCGCCGTCGGCGCGTTCGCGCACTTCCACATGGACCCCACGGCCCACGACGACAGGACGGTGGAGACGATCGTCTCCCTGTTCGACGCGGTCGTCGAACTCGACGGCGACGACGTCACCGTCCGTAGCCGGTAG
- a CDS encoding DUF7855 family protein has translation MVLVVAYSAGARTTLRNACRTHEDAVRDRFGRAALLAETELGAFLACRLREKHGADVQVERTTTFNEFAAVRPAIREAATAYEGRDRASTPYAKFAAGTDHPDPDAMAGTDL, from the coding sequence ATGGTGCTCGTCGTCGCCTACTCCGCCGGGGCGCGGACGACCCTCCGGAACGCCTGTCGAACCCACGAGGACGCCGTTCGCGACCGGTTCGGTCGCGCCGCCCTACTCGCGGAGACCGAACTCGGCGCCTTCCTCGCCTGCCGGCTCAGGGAGAAACACGGGGCGGACGTGCAGGTCGAGCGGACGACCACGTTCAACGAGTTCGCCGCCGTCCGCCCCGCGATCAGGGAGGCGGCGACCGCGTACGAGGGTCGCGATCGGGCCAGCACGCCGTACGCCAAGTTCGCCGCGGGGACTGACCACCCCGACCCGGACGCGATGGCCGGGACCGACCTGTGA
- a CDS encoding DUF7856 family protein, which translates to MRIRLDGRTYRSRAVDLRWGHPDVDPTRVRRALDLDPDDPLAVVSDSPPSLHRALASAARTRGHDAPQDDRIATIRRELAAAASTDPVDAPDVPDLAAARERAANAAADVERLRERVATARGRLQAVREAGGEAAVPEREHRDAARELAAAETDRVAAEQALAAASERARARRSASRRTLRLRDELSNRRSEAGRELARRIYPAFAAAVDHSRARRDRERGRPSTPATRSPVTSRQSPSPTAMLPSYSEPEPPGSAVPPRRRRGWASQSSNFNREAGTRVPMSVALVADAEVRAGVALVTIHVRNPTPVARRVRVANRLAGPVLPPRRNGVPEAGWDDDGVTAIVDAGDSAALGYACPLGGREAVDPPAELAEVGDPDERRDDAVARARRDLGPFRPPRDAVPLGTATDGPVDPIGESSSTGSTADSPSRPWNTALPDDVAAYLDHATRRIELAERLTDASVPEATDALAECDVAPDVLAEVVDEDAETLRVLSERAGTLASRAEATNVPADALRRLA; encoded by the coding sequence GTGAGGATCCGCCTCGACGGCCGGACCTACCGCAGTCGCGCCGTCGACCTTCGCTGGGGCCACCCGGACGTCGACCCGACGCGGGTCCGCCGTGCGCTCGACCTCGACCCGGACGACCCGCTCGCGGTCGTGTCCGACTCGCCGCCCTCGCTCCACCGAGCACTCGCGAGCGCCGCCAGAACCCGCGGCCACGACGCGCCACAGGACGATCGAATCGCGACGATCCGGCGAGAACTCGCCGCCGCGGCTTCGACCGACCCGGTCGACGCGCCGGACGTCCCCGACCTCGCGGCGGCGCGCGAACGGGCCGCGAACGCGGCGGCCGACGTCGAACGCCTCCGCGAGCGGGTCGCGACGGCCCGCGGGCGACTCCAGGCGGTTCGGGAGGCCGGCGGGGAGGCGGCCGTGCCCGAGCGGGAACACCGGGACGCTGCGCGGGAGCTCGCCGCGGCGGAGACGGACCGCGTCGCCGCGGAACAGGCGCTCGCAGCGGCGAGCGAGCGCGCCCGTGCCCGCCGATCAGCGAGCAGGCGGACGCTCCGGCTCCGCGACGAACTGTCGAACCGACGGAGCGAGGCCGGACGGGAACTCGCCCGCCGGATCTACCCCGCGTTCGCCGCCGCCGTCGACCACTCGCGGGCGAGGCGCGACCGGGAACGGGGCCGTCCGAGTACGCCGGCGACGCGGTCACCGGTCACCTCGCGGCAGTCGCCGTCGCCGACCGCGATGCTCCCGTCGTACTCGGAGCCGGAGCCGCCCGGTTCGGCGGTCCCGCCGAGGCGACGACGCGGCTGGGCGTCACAGTCGTCCAACTTTAACCGCGAAGCCGGGACCAGAGTCCCCATGTCCGTCGCCCTCGTCGCCGACGCGGAGGTCCGCGCCGGCGTCGCGCTTGTCACCATCCACGTTCGGAACCCGACGCCGGTCGCCCGGCGGGTCCGGGTGGCGAACCGCCTGGCCGGCCCCGTCCTCCCGCCGCGCAGGAACGGGGTCCCCGAGGCCGGCTGGGACGACGACGGCGTGACGGCGATCGTCGACGCCGGGGACTCCGCGGCGCTCGGCTACGCGTGTCCGCTCGGCGGACGCGAGGCGGTCGACCCGCCCGCCGAACTCGCGGAGGTCGGCGACCCGGACGAACGCCGGGACGATGCGGTGGCGCGCGCCCGGCGCGATCTCGGACCCTTCCGGCCGCCGCGCGACGCAGTTCCGCTCGGTACGGCGACCGACGGGCCGGTCGACCCGATAGGCGAGTCGAGTTCTACCGGGTCGACCGCCGACTCCCCGAGCAGGCCTTGGAATACGGCACTTCCGGACGATGTCGCGGCATATCTCGACCACGCCACCCGGCGGATCGAACTCGCGGAGCGGCTGACCGACGCCTCCGTCCCCGAGGCGACGGACGCGCTCGCCGAGTGCGACGTCGCGCCCGACGTCCTCGCCGAGGTGGTGGACGAGGACGCAGAGACGCTCCGGGTCCTGTCGGAGCGCGCCGGAACGCTGGCTTCGCGTGCCGAAGCAACCAATGTGCCCGCGGACGCGCTCCGGAGGCTGGCGTGA
- a CDS encoding nucleotide-binding protein gives MILAVTGGKGGVGKSTLAYNLGAALDAVVVDADLAMADLPWGRGPDLHDVLAGRADPAEALRPGPVDLLPCGRSLAGARAADVGRLEGVVRSPGRDVLVDCPAGLRADAGVPLAVADACIVVASPRAWALADAVRARGLARELDAGLVAVALNRLLNDPPTAAVERTLGAPVVSVPADPRLGRSVGAEEPVVDTSPDSAGARAVEALAAEVQSCKSP, from the coding sequence GTGATCCTCGCGGTGACGGGGGGGAAGGGCGGGGTCGGGAAGTCGACGCTCGCGTACAACCTCGGCGCCGCGCTCGACGCCGTCGTGGTCGACGCCGACCTCGCGATGGCGGACCTGCCGTGGGGACGGGGCCCCGACCTGCACGACGTGCTCGCCGGTCGAGCCGACCCGGCGGAGGCGCTCCGTCCCGGACCGGTCGACCTCCTGCCGTGTGGCCGGTCGCTCGCGGGCGCGCGGGCGGCCGACGTCGGCCGGCTCGAGGGGGTCGTCCGGTCACCGGGCCGCGACGTCCTCGTCGACTGTCCGGCGGGGCTTCGCGCCGACGCGGGCGTCCCGCTCGCCGTCGCCGACGCCTGCATCGTCGTGGCGTCGCCGCGCGCCTGGGCGCTGGCGGACGCCGTCCGCGCCCGCGGCCTCGCGCGCGAACTCGACGCGGGGCTCGTCGCGGTCGCGCTCAACCGCCTCCTCAACGACCCGCCGACCGCCGCCGTGGAGCGCACGCTGGGCGCTCCCGTGGTTTCGGTGCCGGCGGACCCGCGGCTCGGACGGTCGGTCGGGGCCGAGGAGCCGGTCGTGGACACGTCGCCGGACAGCGCGGGCGCCCGGGCCGTGGAAGCACTCGCCGCCGAGGTTCAGTCCTGCAAGTCTCCGTAG
- a CDS encoding transcription initiation factor IIB, producing MSTQTTACPECEGRLRVNGDETVCGDCGLVVSADRLDRGPEWRSFSDDDTDPRRTGAPLTRSRHDRGLSTEIGHTRVTGRKRKQWARMRRQHTRARISTKRERNQVYGFTEIRRLTSAQSLGDRIRDQACTLFGSAQEENLLRGRSIEGFAAATVYAACRVAGISRTRGELLDDAKADAAELRAAYDALNRELGLPVGPIDPAEYLPRFASELDLDPVIERGAREYLETAREAGITNGRNPSGVAAACLYAAAADEGVNCTQAAAADVAGVTPVTLRNSYGDLQD from the coding sequence ATGAGCACGCAAACGACTGCCTGTCCCGAGTGCGAGGGACGACTGCGCGTGAACGGCGACGAGACGGTGTGCGGCGACTGCGGCCTGGTCGTCTCCGCGGACCGCCTCGACCGCGGGCCGGAGTGGCGGAGCTTCTCCGACGACGATACCGATCCCCGACGGACCGGCGCCCCGTTGACCAGGTCCCGACACGATCGCGGCCTCTCGACCGAGATCGGGCACACGCGCGTCACGGGTCGTAAGCGGAAACAGTGGGCACGGATGCGTCGCCAGCACACACGGGCGCGCATCTCGACCAAGCGGGAGCGCAACCAGGTGTACGGCTTCACCGAGATCCGGCGGCTGACGAGCGCCCAGTCGCTCGGCGACCGCATCCGCGACCAGGCCTGCACGCTGTTCGGTTCCGCACAGGAGGAGAACCTCCTGCGCGGGCGATCGATCGAGGGGTTCGCGGCCGCGACGGTGTACGCCGCCTGCCGGGTCGCCGGCATCTCGCGGACCCGCGGCGAGCTCCTCGACGACGCGAAGGCGGACGCGGCGGAGCTCCGCGCCGCCTACGACGCGCTCAACCGCGAACTCGGGCTCCCGGTCGGTCCTATCGACCCCGCGGAGTACCTGCCGCGGTTCGCGTCGGAACTCGACCTCGACCCCGTAATCGAACGCGGTGCCAGGGAGTACCTGGAGACCGCTCGCGAGGCGGGGATCACCAACGGACGGAATCCCAGCGGCGTCGCGGCCGCGTGCCTGTACGCCGCGGCTGCGGACGAGGGGGTGAACTGCACGCAGGCCGCCGCGGCCGACGTGGCGGGCGTGACGCCGGTCACCCTCAGGAACAGCTACGGAGACTTGCAGGACTGA
- a CDS encoding DUF7858 family protein, with product MALSDIAAEIEVTLEQRDRGVATVDDTGGDLRDRLADHAETLPCTPAATATVLDQHGRGVSVGECAREAGIAPMTAAKALHRCGVPGVSPLAPTARRVVRDWLAGEISRADALELTGGEGASFALAAYVETHEPVPELVEIAESARRPTGNASVDKRDALAGTMTGAADLR from the coding sequence ATGGCGCTGTCGGACATCGCCGCGGAGATCGAGGTGACCCTCGAGCAGCGCGACCGCGGCGTCGCCACCGTGGACGACACCGGCGGCGACCTCCGGGATCGGCTCGCCGACCACGCCGAAACGCTTCCCTGTACGCCTGCCGCGACCGCGACGGTGCTCGACCAGCACGGCCGCGGCGTGAGCGTGGGCGAGTGTGCCCGCGAGGCCGGGATCGCTCCGATGACCGCCGCGAAGGCGCTCCACCGGTGTGGCGTCCCCGGCGTCTCGCCGCTGGCGCCGACGGCTCGTCGCGTGGTCCGCGACTGGCTGGCCGGCGAGATCTCACGCGCCGACGCGCTGGAACTGACGGGCGGCGAGGGCGCATCGTTCGCGCTCGCCGCCTACGTCGAGACACACGAACCGGTCCCCGAACTTGTCGAGATCGCCGAGTCTGCTCGCCGTCCCACCGGCAACGCGAGCGTCGACAAGCGCGACGCGCTCGCGGGGACGATGACCGGCGCCGCCGACCTCCGCTAA
- a CDS encoding AAA family ATPase: MTRTIALVGVAGGVGTTRTAVECAATLARDGRDVAVLDAAYATQGLSEFVAGRIDPDLTGLCLAPGRPLEDGLYDLPLDEPGTDDPERDDRGTAVAPGRVALAPALAPFERLARAKTIEAAEAFEDRVAEAAGEFDHVILDTPPVAANQHLAAVDAADRVVLVASGSEHGVDARRRMIDRLADVGAAPEHTVAVGEPIPSGDATLPRLDAAPADGARCPRDEAVGADTAAAVEALFGVELDLTFEPAGALDRLREGVGGIRGRAEE; encoded by the coding sequence ATGACCCGAACCATCGCGCTCGTCGGCGTCGCCGGCGGCGTCGGCACCACGCGAACCGCGGTCGAGTGTGCGGCGACGCTGGCGCGCGACGGTCGGGACGTCGCCGTCCTCGACGCCGCCTACGCCACCCAGGGCCTCTCCGAGTTCGTCGCCGGGCGGATCGACCCCGACCTCACGGGGCTGTGTCTCGCGCCCGGGCGGCCGCTGGAGGACGGCCTGTACGACCTCCCGCTCGACGAACCCGGGACCGACGATCCCGAGCGCGACGACCGGGGAACGGCCGTCGCCCCAGGACGCGTCGCGCTGGCGCCCGCGCTCGCCCCGTTCGAGCGCCTGGCGCGCGCGAAGACGATCGAGGCCGCCGAGGCGTTCGAGGACCGCGTCGCCGAGGCCGCGGGGGAGTTCGACCACGTCATCCTCGATACCCCGCCGGTCGCGGCGAACCAGCACCTCGCGGCCGTCGACGCCGCGGACCGGGTCGTACTCGTCGCGTCGGGGTCCGAACACGGCGTGGACGCGCGCCGACGGATGATCGACCGCCTCGCGGACGTGGGTGCCGCCCCCGAACACACGGTGGCAGTTGGCGAACCGATCCCGTCTGGCGACGCGACGCTCCCGCGACTCGACGCCGCTCCGGCCGACGGAGCGCGGTGTCCCCGCGACGAAGCGGTCGGGGCCGACACCGCGGCGGCCGTGGAGGCGCTGTTCGGCGTCGAGCTGGACCTGACGTTCGAACCCGCCGGGGCACTCGACAGACTTCGCGAGGGGGTCGGCGGGATACGCGGTCGTGCGGAGGAGTAG
- a CDS encoding HIT family protein, translating into MSEDCIFCSIVAGDIPGRIVDENDDAIAFLDANPMAPGHTLVVPKAHHVRVADMSAEESRALFDLVHELAPRIEDAVDADAHTIAVNDGPDAGQEVPHVHVHVVPRFADDGGGPIHGVAGTPPSLSDDELDDIAESISG; encoded by the coding sequence ATGAGCGAGGACTGCATCTTCTGCAGCATCGTCGCGGGGGACATCCCCGGACGGATCGTCGACGAGAACGACGACGCCATCGCGTTCCTCGACGCGAACCCGATGGCGCCGGGCCACACACTCGTCGTCCCGAAGGCGCACCACGTCCGCGTCGCCGACATGTCCGCCGAGGAGTCCCGCGCGTTGTTCGACCTCGTCCACGAGCTCGCGCCGCGCATCGAGGATGCCGTCGACGCCGACGCCCACACCATCGCCGTCAACGACGGTCCCGACGCGGGCCAGGAGGTCCCGCACGTCCACGTCCACGTTGTCCCGCGGTTCGCCGACGACGGCGGCGGACCTATCCACGGCGTCGCCGGAACTCCGCCGTCGCTCTCGGACGACGAACTCGACGACATCGCCGAGTCGATTTCGGGGTAG
- a CDS encoding uracil-DNA glycosylase family protein — MTEAPDDIHHPDPDDRLVLEPDCGRCPALVESRTCISWGNGPRDADVLVVGEAPGAGDPDAGTWKGGNHTGCAYTSRHSGRRIRRLLADLGYADRTFYTNAVKCFPAGEDGSNREPTDAELSNCRGHLESELDVVDPAVVVATGKHATETLLAFEGRALDGFLDSVCEPVDLPDLCVTLLPVLHPSYQEVWLSRLDLTEAEYRERIAAHLP; from the coding sequence GTGACGGAGGCACCCGACGATATCCACCACCCCGACCCCGACGACCGCCTGGTCCTCGAACCCGACTGCGGGCGCTGTCCCGCGCTCGTCGAGTCGCGGACGTGCATCTCGTGGGGGAACGGCCCGCGCGACGCGGACGTGCTGGTCGTCGGCGAGGCGCCGGGCGCCGGGGATCCGGACGCCGGAACGTGGAAGGGCGGGAACCACACGGGCTGTGCGTACACGTCGCGCCACTCGGGCCGGCGGATCAGGCGCCTGCTGGCCGACCTGGGGTACGCCGACCGGACGTTCTACACGAACGCGGTGAAGTGCTTTCCAGCGGGCGAGGACGGGAGCAACCGCGAACCGACGGACGCGGAGCTCTCGAACTGCCGGGGCCACCTCGAATCTGAACTCGACGTCGTCGACCCGGCGGTCGTCGTCGCCACCGGGAAGCACGCGACCGAGACGCTCCTGGCGTTCGAGGGTCGGGCACTCGACGGCTTCCTCGACTCGGTCTGCGAGCCCGTCGACCTCCCCGACCTCTGCGTCACGCTCCTCCCCGTCCTCCACCCGAGCTACCAGGAGGTGTGGCTCTCGCGGCTCGACCTGACCGAAGCGGAGTACCGAGAGCGGATCGCCGCCCACCTCCCCTGA
- a CDS encoding DUF7344 domain-containing protein, with the protein MEYRQAREMSGATERVYEPTLSPDTVFEVLADRDRRAALSYLRESEDDAVSFETLTTHVAERDADPDGRDRGQLAVRLHHATVPRLAGAGLVEYDARSGSIRYRGHPVVERCLDCALDSGASATSR; encoded by the coding sequence ATGGAGTACAGACAGGCGAGGGAGATGAGCGGGGCGACCGAACGCGTTTACGAACCCACTTTGTCCCCGGATACGGTGTTCGAGGTGCTGGCGGACCGCGACCGCCGCGCCGCGCTGAGCTACCTCCGGGAGTCCGAGGACGACGCCGTCTCGTTCGAGACGCTCACGACGCACGTCGCGGAACGGGACGCCGACCCCGACGGCCGCGACCGCGGGCAACTGGCCGTTCGCCTCCACCACGCGACAGTCCCGAGGCTGGCCGGGGCGGGACTCGTCGAGTACGACGCCAGGAGCGGGAGCATCCGCTATCGCGGTCACCCGGTGGTCGAACGGTGTCTGGACTGCGCCCTCGACTCCGGCGCGTCGGCGACGTCACGGTGA
- a CDS encoding DUF7860 family protein: MGRYGDIDYARLTKGGVAVSVAAFALAFLVQAGAHATGAALPGWEATLLTDVEYLSILGVVVSVFGFGILLPLTE; the protein is encoded by the coding sequence ATGGGCCGATACGGCGACATCGATTACGCGCGGCTGACGAAGGGCGGCGTCGCGGTCAGCGTGGCCGCGTTCGCGCTCGCGTTCCTCGTCCAGGCCGGCGCGCACGCGACGGGTGCCGCGCTCCCCGGCTGGGAGGCGACGCTGCTGACGGACGTGGAGTACCTGAGCATCCTGGGCGTCGTCGTCTCCGTGTTCGGCTTCGGTATCCTGCTCCCGCTGACGGAGTGA
- the prs gene encoding ribose-phosphate diphosphokinase produces the protein MFVPGSASQSLAAALADETGRPLATPEYRWFPDGEECASVPEFAGGEAVVVAATVSNDALVELLQLQDAVRGAGAEAVTTVIPYMGYARQDRAFEPGEPVSARAVARAVSTGTDRVVLVNPHEAGVAEFFDVETVVVDAAARLADPLPDDLADPLFLGPDESARGIAATARDAYGRGAVDHFEKERDYDTGEVTVRPSDADAAGRDVVVVDDIIATGSTMSEAVAALHERGPERVFIACVHPMLVGNARTKLAAAGVERVFGTDTVEREASAVSVAPAVADVL, from the coding sequence ATGTTCGTACCCGGGTCCGCCTCGCAGTCGCTGGCGGCCGCGCTCGCCGACGAGACGGGCCGGCCGCTCGCGACCCCGGAGTACCGGTGGTTCCCCGACGGCGAGGAATGCGCCTCGGTGCCCGAGTTCGCGGGTGGCGAGGCGGTCGTCGTCGCCGCGACCGTCTCGAACGACGCGCTCGTGGAACTGCTCCAGTTGCAGGACGCGGTCCGGGGGGCCGGCGCCGAGGCGGTGACGACGGTGATCCCGTACATGGGGTACGCCCGACAGGACCGGGCGTTCGAACCCGGCGAGCCCGTCTCGGCACGGGCGGTCGCCCGCGCCGTCTCCACCGGGACCGACCGGGTCGTGCTCGTGAACCCCCACGAGGCCGGGGTGGCGGAGTTCTTCGACGTCGAGACGGTCGTCGTCGACGCGGCGGCGCGGCTGGCCGACCCGCTTCCGGACGACCTGGCCGACCCGCTGTTCCTCGGGCCGGACGAGAGCGCCCGGGGCATCGCGGCGACGGCACGGGACGCCTACGGTCGCGGCGCGGTGGACCACTTCGAGAAGGAGCGCGACTACGACACCGGCGAGGTGACCGTCCGGCCGAGCGACGCCGACGCCGCCGGACGGGACGTGGTGGTCGTCGACGACATCATCGCTACCGGGTCGACGATGAGCGAGGCCGTGGCGGCGCTCCACGAGCGCGGCCCCGAGCGGGTGTTCATCGCCTGCGTCCACCCGATGCTGGTCGGGAACGCGCGGACGAAGCTCGCGGCCGCGGGCGTCGAGCGCGTGTTCGGCACCGACACCGTCGAGCGGGAGGCGAGCGCGGTGTCGGTCGCGCCGGCCGTCGCCGACGTGCTGTAA
- a CDS encoding HVO_0234 family beta-propeller protein, giving the protein MPTIDEKRVYDARTGTTRALVASTIGVVRVEVSDDIVGEFGIEHRCTARDLATAGDALAVATDEDVLVGGFEPTDHGPAVAVGVDGDATFAAAPDGTVSRLVRGADEWEALGEVEEPRRMAGSLVAAADGVHRVRGGVVEYVGLDDVRDVAAGGVPLAVTGEALYTLGNGWMRDLQGDFRAVATDAAGERAVAATPEEVYERADDGVEWDAHPEAGVVDAAVASELLVAVTDGGEIRVHAAGAEPGDGGADAGSPWRGRHIGVPDGAAVVLPGSGSTDGGE; this is encoded by the coding sequence ATGCCCACCATCGACGAAAAGCGCGTGTACGACGCCAGGACCGGGACGACGCGGGCGCTCGTCGCCTCGACCATCGGCGTCGTGCGCGTCGAGGTCTCCGACGACATCGTGGGCGAGTTCGGCATCGAACACCGCTGTACCGCCCGCGACCTCGCGACCGCCGGTGACGCGCTCGCGGTCGCGACCGACGAGGACGTGCTGGTCGGCGGGTTCGAGCCGACCGACCACGGCCCGGCCGTCGCGGTCGGCGTCGACGGCGACGCGACGTTCGCGGCAGCCCCGGACGGCACCGTCTCGCGGCTCGTCCGGGGTGCCGACGAGTGGGAGGCGCTCGGCGAGGTCGAGGAACCCCGCCGGATGGCCGGGTCGCTCGTCGCCGCGGCCGACGGCGTCCACCGCGTTCGCGGCGGCGTGGTCGAGTACGTCGGGCTGGACGACGTCCGCGACGTCGCGGCCGGCGGCGTCCCGCTGGCGGTGACCGGGGAGGCGCTGTACACGCTCGGCAACGGCTGGATGCGCGACCTCCAGGGCGACTTCCGCGCGGTAGCGACCGACGCCGCGGGCGAGCGTGCGGTCGCCGCGACCCCGGAGGAGGTGTACGAGCGCGCGGACGACGGGGTCGAGTGGGACGCGCACCCCGAAGCCGGCGTCGTCGACGCCGCGGTCGCGTCGGAGTTGCTCGTCGCCGTCACCGACGGCGGGGAGATCCGGGTCCACGCGGCCGGAGCCGAACCGGGGGACGGGGGCGCCGACGCTGGTAGTCCCTGGCGCGGCCGACACATCGGCGTCCCGGACGGGGCGGCGGTCGTCCTGCCGGGTTCGGGGTCGACCGACGGCGGGGAGTAG
- the gvpO gene encoding gas vesicle protein GvpO, halophile-type produces the protein MANTQDSEQCRALTANGERCTRSAGEDGFCFQHDPEDETADDAAGSGDGADAAQAANEQGATATDGGTSAEQAESEGDDGDEGDENAEESDAGDDEEEQSDAESEGEDEEAEQADDEGDEEDETEQTDAEGDGTEGDISGVLDVRTLAESVTSDVVGAPLDRIIEIERQDAEGEGGWLVVVEALERKAIPDTEDLLGRYAIQFEEDGTVAGYRLRERYRRSAEISDE, from the coding sequence ATGGCGAACACACAGGATTCGGAGCAGTGTCGCGCCCTCACGGCGAACGGCGAGCGGTGCACCCGTTCCGCCGGCGAGGACGGCTTCTGCTTCCAGCACGACCCCGAGGACGAGACTGCCGACGACGCGGCCGGGAGCGGCGACGGCGCGGACGCCGCCCAGGCCGCGAACGAGCAGGGTGCAACGGCCACTGACGGCGGAACGAGCGCCGAGCAGGCCGAGAGTGAAGGCGACGACGGTGACGAAGGTGACGAGAACGCCGAGGAATCGGATGCCGGGGACGACGAGGAGGAGCAGTCGGACGCCGAGAGCGAGGGGGAAGACGAGGAAGCCGAGCAGGCCGACGACGAAGGCGACGAGGAGGATGAGACCGAGCAGACGGACGCCGAGGGCGACGGAACCGAGGGCGACATCTCGGGCGTGTTGGACGTCCGGACGCTCGCCGAGTCCGTCACCTCCGACGTCGTCGGCGCCCCCCTGGACCGGATCATCGAGATCGAACGGCAGGACGCGGAGGGCGAGGGCGGCTGGCTCGTCGTCGTCGAGGCGCTGGAACGGAAGGCGATCCCGGACACCGAGGACCTGCTCGGCCGGTACGCGATCCAGTTCGAGGAGGACGGCACCGTCGCCGGCTACCGGCTACGGGAGCGGTACCGACGCTCGGCCGAGATCAGCGACGAGTAG
- the gvpA gene encoding gas vesicle protein GvpA, protein MVETGPNTSSLADVLDRVLDKGIVIDIWARVSVVGIELLTVEARVVVASVDTFLQYASEMAKIERAEASGELEDLQELEVETSSA, encoded by the coding sequence ATGGTAGAAACCGGACCGAACACGTCCAGTCTGGCCGACGTGCTCGACCGCGTACTCGACAAAGGCATCGTTATCGACATCTGGGCCCGCGTGTCCGTCGTCGGTATCGAACTGCTGACCGTCGAGGCGCGCGTCGTCGTCGCCTCCGTCGACACGTTCCTCCAGTACGCGAGTGAGATGGCGAAGATAGAACGCGCGGAGGCCTCCGGGGAACTGGAGGACCTCCAGGAACTCGAGGTCGAGACGTCCAGCGCCTGA